DNA from Acetobacter aceti NBRC 14818:
CGCGCGGAGCGGGTCTGGTCACCCTGATGCCCCATGTCAGACAGTGCTGTCAGGGCGCGTTTATGTTTGTGCGAATGCGGTTGATCCACGGCGGCTGGCATATGGGAAGCTCCTTCCCCTGTAATGGAAAACGCTGTTTTCAGCTTGCGCCGGACACACCGAAAATATCACGCAGGGTCTTTTTCATGACGTCTGCGTCAAGGGTTTTGCCAAGCCACAATTCCACGCCGATCACGCCCTGATTGACCAGCATGCCCAGACCATCAAGTGGTGTGCAGCCTTTTTCGCGTGCCTCACGCAGAAGGCGCGTCATCGGCGGGTTTGGAATAACGTCTGCAACAATCTGGCCTTTTTTCAGAGTGCTGAGGTCGATTTCAGGAAGCGCATTCGCATCGCCAAGCCCTACCGAGGTTGCGTTGATGACAACATCCGTGCCGACAGGAATCTGGACCTTTCCTTCCCATGGGGTGGCTGTTGTCTCACTGTCAGTGTTGTCCCGCACCAGAGCCGCAATGGTTTCAGCCTTGGCGGCGTCACGGTTGACCACGGTTATGTGGGCTGCACCAGCCAGCCCCAGTTCCACGGCAATGGCGCGTGCGGCTCCACCAGCACCAAGCAGGAAAATCTTCTTGCCCGCTGGATCAACCACATCCTTGAGAGAGGCCAGAAAGCCTTTGCCGTCCGTATTGTTGCCGATCGTCCTGCCGTCACGAATGGTGACGCAGTTCACGGCGCCAATGATTCTGGCTGCATCGGTCAGTGCGTCGAGATGTTCGATAACCGCCACCTTGTGGGGAAGCGAGCAGTTGAAACCGACCCACTCCATGGCGACTGCCCCCTTCACTGCGTCTGCCAGATTGCTGGCCTGCACGTCGCAGTTGATGTAGCGCGCATCAATCCCGGCGTGATGATAGGCTGCCTCGATCATGGCGACTGTCGGGTTGTCGGCGCAGGGCGTGGAGAAGGATCCGGTAAGGATGCTGCGAAAATTCTGGTCGCTCATACGGGGCTCCTGACTGGTAGCAAATAGTTTTGCATAGCTATGCAAGACAACACGCTTTTCAGGGGCGGATGCAACCCCTTCCTCGTTCAGAGAGGAAGGCGCGTGCTTCCACGTTCGATCAATTTCGCGTCAATGATGTGAGTGTGCGAATGGGAACTATCTTTTGCCTGAAAGGCTTTTTCAAGCAGTTCTAGAGCGCGGGCGACCATTTTCCCGGTGCACTGGTCGAACGATGTCAGATCGTAACTGCGCCATGCCGCCTGTGGGATATTATCGTACCCCAGCATGATGACGTCGTCAGGGCAGCGCAGGTCCATTTCTTCCCTGAGAGCGTCCATCGCACCGCATGCCATCATGTCGTTGCTGGCAAAGAGGCTGTCCGGCCGGATGCCCTGCCTTTTCAGGCTCAGCATGGCTTCATAGCCGCTGTCATAGGTGTCATCACCCTGCAGACGGGTCAGTTCGATATGGCTTGCGCCTGTTTGCTGCAGGCCCTGCAAAAACCCTTCGCCACGCGCAAGGGAAGCTGCATTTCGCTCGGGTCCAGCCAGCCACACCGGACGCACGCGGCCTTTTTCCATGATGAGGTGTGCAGCGGCGAAACCCGCTCCGTGATTGTCGGAGTTGATGGTCGAAATCCATGGCCCGACCAGAGACGAGTTGAAGCAGACAACCGGAATCCGGAGTCTGGACAAGGCTTGCGCCACCGTCTTCGAGCCGATTGCCAGTGACGTGACAATGGCGTCGATCCGGTAGCTCACCAACTGGTCGAGCGCATTATCAAGGGTCAGGGCGTCATCGACATGCATGAGAAGCACCTGAAGGCCGTTTTCCCGCAATGCGGTCGCCAGACGCTCCAGAGCCGTAGCATAAAACGGATTTTCCAGACCACCGATGACCACGCCCACCATGCAGGATCGGCCCGACAGCATGATGGCCGGGATGCGGTTTGGTCGGTATCCGAGGCTCTCCGCAGCGGCCAGAACCTTCTGTTTCGTCTGGTCCGAAATGCTGGACCCGGGAGAGAACGCCCGTGAGACTGCTGACTGGGAGACACCGGCCAACCGGGCGACATCAATGGATGTGACAGCGCGAATGACGGCCTGCTCCTGCGTAACCATGCTTACCGCGGACTGTACGCCATACACGCCCCTCACGCCATGCCGGCACCGAGCAAGTATGCCCTCTCACGATCCCTTTCAAAGAAAGATCTATTTTTATTACATACCAAAGTATTAGAAATCACCCCAGACTGTTACTCATTTCCCCTATTCACATCTTGCTGTTCTCAAATCATCACATATTTCTCAGTACCGTAACTTTTGGCCATTTCGCGCGTTTATCCAGTACAGCAAGAGCAATAAGTCCTAACGGCAGGAGCGCATCATGAAGCAGGTCAGCAAAATTCTTCTTCCTCTCAGCAGCGCACGAAATTCCGAAGCCGCCTTTGTCTCCGGCGCCAACTTCGCCCGCCGTTTCTCGGCCCATCTCGCCGTTCTGCATGTCCGATCGGATGGGCGTGACATTGCACCTCTCGCGGGCGAAGGTCTGACCGGAGGCATGGTGGAAGAACTCATCGCTTCCGCCGAGAAGGAAGGCGGCAAGCGTTCCCGTGAAGTGCAGAACGCCTTCGAGGATTTCGCAAGCCGGACACCGGACATCGAAGCCGTCCCTCCCCGTATCCCGTTTCCGCAGGGACGGCCGAGCATGAGCTTCAACGTCCTCAAAGGCGCAGAAAGCGAGGTCATCCCGTGGCATGCCCGGCTTTCCGATTTCACGCTGGTGCCACACCCGGACAGTGGGGACGAAGTGTCTTCCTCCGAAGCTCTCCACGCTGTGCTTTTCGATAGCGGACGTCCTGCCGTCATTGCACCCCGTATACCGATGCCTCACTTTGTAAAGCGCGTGTGCATCGCATGGAATGGCACGGCAGAAGCCGCTTCGGCGCTTCGTGGGGTTCTCGCATGGGCCAGCACGTCCGAGAGAGTCCGCGTTCTTCATTGCGAAGATTATCAGCGTCGCGGTCCGGATGCCCGGGAAGTCGTGGACTATCTTTCCATGCACGGCATCGCAGCCGACCGGCAGGAATTTCAGGCTATTGACCGCGATATCGGAAAAGGACTTCTGGGAGCCTGTCAGGATTTCGGTGCCGACATGCTGGCGATGGGCGCCTATTCCCATTCCCGCCTGCGTCAGCTCATTCTCGGAGGCGTGACGCGCCATGTTCTGGAAAACAATACACAACTTGTGCTGATGAGCCGCTGATCGGGCTCTGCCTCTCGTGTCGAAAGGTGTTGTCCACCTTGCATGGACAGCACCTTTTTCAGATTTCCCAGGGAGGTTTCTCGCCGAAACACTCCACCAGATAATCAATCATGACACGGGTCTTGAGCGGTACTGTCAGAGCAGGAGTGTAGACTGCCTGCAACTCTGGCCCTTCCAGAAGAGGCATGTCCAATTCGAAAATTGTCAGGTCACCCTTGCGAACGGCATCAGCCACAATAAACAGAGGCTGGTAGATAATTCCCATTCCAGCCAGGGCCGCCTCCATCAGCACGTCACCGTTATTCGCGCTCAGCGGCCCGGAGATCGGTACCGTCACCTCGCCATTTCTGCCGAAACTCCATCGCCCGACACCGACAGCTTCACTGAGCGTGTAACCAAGGCACACATGTGATGCCAATTCAGACACTGTTTTTGGCGCACCATACTGTCTGAGATAAGACGGTGCCGCACACACGACAAAACGAATGGAAGTGAGTCTACGTGCTTTCAGGCTACTCGCTTCCATCCGTCTGATTCTCAGAGCCAGATCCCAGCCCTGCGCGATCAGATCGACCAGACTATCATCCAGCCCAAGTTCGACGGAAACCTTGGGATACCGCCTGCTGAATTCCGGCAAGACAGGTCCAAGGTATCTGATGGCGAAAGAAACAGGCGCATTCAGGCGTAATCTTCCCAGTGGCTCGCGCCCTCCGGCAGCCGTCTCATGTTCCATCTCATCGAGAGCGCCCAGAACCCGCTGACAACCAAGAAGATACCCCTTTCCCGCCTCCGTCAGCGACAGACGACGTGTACTGCGGTGAAACAGCGTCACGCCCAGACGCTCTTCCAACGCCACAATATGGCGCGTCACCATGGTCTGGGAGAGAGACAGGGTGCGGGCGGCTGCGGCAAAACTGCCCTGTGCAACCACACGCACAAAGACCTGCATGCTTGTCACCCGGTCCAGCATCTCACACCCACAGTTCCAGATATCTTGCCTGAAACAGACATTATCACAACTTAGGTTGGATGCCATTCTTCGATTAAGCACACTGTCGGAGGGCAATCCCATGACTGACACCGCTAACACCAGAGAGGAACGTCAGCCAGTTCTGTTCCTGCCTCATGGTGGTGGACCATGCTTTTTCATGGACTGGGCAGGGTGGGACAAGATGGAAGCCCACCTTCGGAGCGTTGCCGCTACGCTGCCGCGCAAACCCTCAGCCATTCTTGTGGTTTCGGGCCACTGGGAAACCCGTGTGCCGACAGTCACGACAGCAGAAAAACATTCTCTGCTCTATGATTATTACGGATTTCCAGACCACACCTATCATCTGAAATACCCCGCCTCCGGTTCGCCCGCTCTTGCTGCTCGTGTGCGATCATTGCTCACGCAGGCTGACATACCGAGCGCCGAGGATGACAGTCGCGGACTGGACCACGGCGTGTTCATCCCCTTCATGCTTGCCTTTCCGGAGGCCGACATTCCCATCGTGGAACTGTCGCTGCGTGAAGACATGAATGCAGCCGAGGAACTCCGTGTCGGACGAGCCCTCGCCCCCTTGCGGGACGAGAATGTCCTCATTGTCGCAACCGGCATGAGTTACCACAATCTCCGACAGTTCATGACGGGCGATCCCTCCACGGACGCCATTGCGCGAACATTCGACAGTTGGCTTTCCCGGACCGTGGAAGCAGCCCCTGCCGAGCGGGATCAGGCGCTGGTCAACTGGGAACAGGCGCCCGGCGCGCGGATATGTCACCCACGCGAAGAACATCTTCTCTCCATCATGATCGCCGCCGGTGCCGCCGGGCAGGATCGTGGAGCGCGCACATACAGCGATGTGGTGATGGGGAAAGCCCTTTCGGGCTTCCGCTTCGGATAACTCAATTTTTCAAGCAAAGGATAAATCGATGAAGAAAAGAACTCTCCTCACTTCCTCTCTGGCCGCTTTCGGCCTGATCGCCACATTGGGAACCGCCAGCGCTGCGCCACTTCCCGCCGATATTCCATCGGGTCAGTATGCAATCGAGCCGGGGCATACACAGGTTATTTTCTCCCTGCTGCATTTCGGTTTCACCAACTATAGTGGTCTGTTTTCAGATGCTTCCGGCACACTGAAATTCAATCCCAAGCATCTCGACAGGACGAAGCTTGATGTCACTCTGAAAATCGACAGCGTTCAGACGACAAGCCCTCGTCTTACCGATGAACTGAAAAGTGCCGACTGGTTTGATGCAGCCCAGTTCCCGACCGCAACCTTCGTTTCAAGCAGCGTGACCCCGACGGGTGAAGGGGCAGCTGATATTTCCGGCGACTTGACCATCCACGGCATCACCAAGCCAGCCACGCTTCATGCTCACTTCATCGGTGCAGGCGTCAACCCGATGGACAAGGCCTATACCATCGGTTTTGAAGGCACAGCTACGGTGAAGCGCAGTGAATTCGGTGTCAGCCAATACCTGCCTGTGGTCGGTGACGATGTAACCCTGATGATCGCCGGCGCGTTCGAAAAGAAGTAAGCCCTGGCCAATTCGCTGATAGGGAGCCGGGCGCAAGATGCCCGGCTTTTTTATTGCCTTCTGGATAGACTCAAAGAACAGAGAAAAGACCAATACTTTTCCCTCTATATTTGCAAAACGAGACGATTACACTTCCTGTCCTTGCGGCATTTGCCCCGGAACATTCACCCTGCGCCCACCAAGGCACCAACCGCCCAGCAGCGCGACAAAGGGCATAACAGCCAGAAACGTACTGATCCCCAAAGAAAGACCCGTAATGGTCGTGAAGTTATCAAGAATGATAAACAGCACGCTGGCCAGCACAAACACGGACAGAACCGGGCACCAGTTTGTCGACAGGCT
Protein-coding regions in this window:
- a CDS encoding shikimate dehydrogenase family protein translates to MSDQNFRSILTGSFSTPCADNPTVAMIEAAYHHAGIDARYINCDVQASNLADAVKGAVAMEWVGFNCSLPHKVAVIEHLDALTDAARIIGAVNCVTIRDGRTIGNNTDGKGFLASLKDVVDPAGKKIFLLGAGGAARAIAVELGLAGAAHITVVNRDAAKAETIAALVRDNTDSETTATPWEGKVQIPVGTDVVINATSVGLGDANALPEIDLSTLKKGQIVADVIPNPPMTRLLREAREKGCTPLDGLGMLVNQGVIGVELWLGKTLDADVMKKTLRDIFGVSGAS
- a CDS encoding LacI family DNA-binding transcriptional regulator, which encodes MVTQEQAVIRAVTSIDVARLAGVSQSAVSRAFSPGSSISDQTKQKVLAAAESLGYRPNRIPAIMLSGRSCMVGVVIGGLENPFYATALERLATALRENGLQVLLMHVDDALTLDNALDQLVSYRIDAIVTSLAIGSKTVAQALSRLRIPVVCFNSSLVGPWISTINSDNHGAGFAAAHLIMEKGRVRPVWLAGPERNAASLARGEGFLQGLQQTGASHIELTRLQGDDTYDSGYEAMLSLKRQGIRPDSLFASNDMMACGAMDALREEMDLRCPDDVIMLGYDNIPQAAWRSYDLTSFDQCTGKMVARALELLEKAFQAKDSSHSHTHIIDAKLIERGSTRLPL
- a CDS encoding universal stress protein → MKQVSKILLPLSSARNSEAAFVSGANFARRFSAHLAVLHVRSDGRDIAPLAGEGLTGGMVEELIASAEKEGGKRSREVQNAFEDFASRTPDIEAVPPRIPFPQGRPSMSFNVLKGAESEVIPWHARLSDFTLVPHPDSGDEVSSSEALHAVLFDSGRPAVIAPRIPMPHFVKRVCIAWNGTAEAASALRGVLAWASTSERVRVLHCEDYQRRGPDAREVVDYLSMHGIAADRQEFQAIDRDIGKGLLGACQDFGADMLAMGAYSHSRLRQLILGGVTRHVLENNTQLVLMSR
- a CDS encoding LysR family transcriptional regulator — encoded protein: MLDRVTSMQVFVRVVAQGSFAAAARTLSLSQTMVTRHIVALEERLGVTLFHRSTRRLSLTEAGKGYLLGCQRVLGALDEMEHETAAGGREPLGRLRLNAPVSFAIRYLGPVLPEFSRRYPKVSVELGLDDSLVDLIAQGWDLALRIRRMEASSLKARRLTSIRFVVCAAPSYLRQYGAPKTVSELASHVCLGYTLSEAVGVGRWSFGRNGEVTVPISGPLSANNGDVLMEAALAGMGIIYQPLFIVADAVRKGDLTIFELDMPLLEGPELQAVYTPALTVPLKTRVMIDYLVECFGEKPPWEI
- a CDS encoding DODA-type extradiol aromatic ring-opening family dioxygenase, coding for MTDTANTREERQPVLFLPHGGGPCFFMDWAGWDKMEAHLRSVAATLPRKPSAILVVSGHWETRVPTVTTAEKHSLLYDYYGFPDHTYHLKYPASGSPALAARVRSLLTQADIPSAEDDSRGLDHGVFIPFMLAFPEADIPIVELSLREDMNAAEELRVGRALAPLRDENVLIVATGMSYHNLRQFMTGDPSTDAIARTFDSWLSRTVEAAPAERDQALVNWEQAPGARICHPREEHLLSIMIAAGAAGQDRGARTYSDVVMGKALSGFRFG
- a CDS encoding YceI family protein, which encodes MKKRTLLTSSLAAFGLIATLGTASAAPLPADIPSGQYAIEPGHTQVIFSLLHFGFTNYSGLFSDASGTLKFNPKHLDRTKLDVTLKIDSVQTTSPRLTDELKSADWFDAAQFPTATFVSSSVTPTGEGAADISGDLTIHGITKPATLHAHFIGAGVNPMDKAYTIGFEGTATVKRSEFGVSQYLPVVGDDVTLMIAGAFEKK